One genomic segment of Mesoterricola silvestris includes these proteins:
- a CDS encoding GatB/YqeY domain-containing protein has product MLDRLQAELKASMMARDAARTAVLRMALAAYKNEAVAKGLGPQGVLADADALAVMKRLVKSREDSVEQFTKAGYADRAATELAEIQVLKEFLPSMLGGAQLEEAVRAAIALTGAQSRKDMGAVMKALQATHGGAYDGKAASQIVNSLLA; this is encoded by the coding sequence ATGCTGGACCGATTGCAAGCTGAATTGAAGGCCTCGATGATGGCCCGGGACGCCGCGAGGACAGCCGTGCTCCGCATGGCCCTGGCGGCCTACAAGAACGAGGCCGTGGCCAAGGGGCTGGGTCCCCAGGGCGTCCTGGCCGACGCGGATGCCCTCGCCGTCATGAAGCGGCTTGTGAAAAGCCGCGAGGACAGCGTGGAGCAGTTCACCAAGGCCGGCTATGCCGACCGGGCCGCCACCGAGCTGGCGGAGATCCAGGTTCTCAAGGAATTCCTCCCCTCCATGCTGGGGGGAGCCCAGCTGGAAGAGGCCGTGCGCGCCGCCATCGCCCTGACCGGGGCCCAGAGCCGCAAGGACATGGGCGCCGTCATGAAGGCCCTCCAGGCCACCCACGGGGGCGCCTACGACGGGAAGGCCGCCAGCCAGATCGTCAATTCCCTGCTCGCCTAG
- a CDS encoding proline--tRNA ligase, whose amino-acid sequence MKQTKMLIQTLREVPRDADVVSQQLMMRAGMIQKLAAGIYDYLPLALRSIRKFEQIVREELAKDGCQELLMPTVQPAELWQESTRWSFYGKELLRLKDRKDAEFCLGPTHEEVITDIVRKNVRSYKQLPMNLFQVQTKFRDEIRPRFGLMRGREFIMKDGYSFHVDDADADKGYWEMFNAYKRIFSRLGVKFRPVEADSGAIGGSFTHEFHVLAGSGEDGILSCDSCEYTSNVEKTEAPRIPAVDHGPAQGLSRSHFRTPGITAMEEQAKAFKDDAHDGLPLHQTSKVYWLTAEFPGEGDATRQVAVACVLRGDHELNPVKVKNYLGAADLQPMADGEDFCGAAPGFLGPLPQEGTRHWALHQAPKDALVYLVDRSLEGAVNLTCGANVTECHHFGFDPKRDLPGAVFLDLRMAQEGDLCPRCGKGHFQAFRGIEVGQVFKLGTKYSRKMNCVYVDEHGKENPMVMGCYGIGITRTVAAAIEQNYDADGIVWPWPIAPYQVHLLDLDPGNGEVRGVADGLERDLEAAGFEVLHDDREGLSPGAKFKDADLLGFPLRVMVGSKGLKDGVVELKDRRTKELRKVQPAALVAEVMEARDRILRELEIQGGR is encoded by the coding sequence ATGAAGCAGACCAAGATGTTGATCCAGACCCTCCGGGAGGTTCCCCGGGACGCCGACGTGGTGAGCCAGCAGCTCATGATGCGCGCCGGCATGATCCAGAAGCTCGCGGCGGGCATCTACGACTACCTGCCCCTGGCCCTGCGCAGCATCCGCAAGTTCGAGCAGATCGTCCGGGAGGAACTGGCCAAGGACGGCTGCCAGGAACTGCTGATGCCCACGGTGCAGCCCGCGGAGCTCTGGCAGGAATCCACGCGCTGGTCCTTCTACGGCAAGGAGCTCCTGCGCCTCAAGGACCGCAAGGACGCCGAATTCTGCCTGGGCCCCACCCACGAGGAAGTGATCACCGACATCGTCCGCAAGAACGTCCGCAGCTACAAGCAGCTGCCCATGAACCTCTTCCAGGTCCAGACCAAGTTCCGGGACGAGATCCGGCCCCGGTTCGGGCTCATGCGCGGCCGGGAGTTCATCATGAAGGACGGCTACTCCTTCCACGTGGACGACGCGGACGCCGACAAGGGCTACTGGGAGATGTTCAACGCCTACAAGCGCATCTTCTCCCGCCTGGGCGTGAAGTTCCGCCCCGTGGAGGCCGACAGCGGCGCCATCGGCGGCAGCTTCACCCACGAATTCCACGTGCTGGCGGGTTCGGGCGAGGACGGCATCCTCTCCTGCGATTCCTGCGAGTACACCTCCAACGTCGAGAAGACCGAGGCGCCCCGCATTCCCGCCGTAGACCACGGCCCGGCCCAGGGCCTCAGCCGCTCCCACTTCCGCACCCCGGGGATCACGGCCATGGAGGAGCAGGCGAAGGCCTTCAAGGACGACGCCCACGACGGCCTTCCGCTGCACCAGACTTCCAAGGTGTACTGGCTGACCGCGGAATTCCCCGGGGAGGGCGACGCCACCCGCCAGGTGGCCGTGGCCTGCGTCCTCCGGGGCGACCACGAACTCAACCCCGTCAAGGTCAAGAACTACCTGGGCGCCGCGGATCTCCAGCCCATGGCCGACGGCGAGGACTTCTGCGGAGCCGCCCCCGGCTTCCTGGGTCCCCTCCCCCAGGAGGGCACCCGCCACTGGGCCCTGCACCAGGCGCCCAAGGACGCCCTGGTGTACCTCGTGGACCGCAGCCTGGAAGGCGCCGTCAACCTCACCTGCGGGGCCAACGTCACCGAATGCCATCATTTCGGCTTCGACCCCAAGCGCGACCTGCCCGGGGCCGTCTTCCTCGACCTGCGCATGGCCCAGGAGGGCGACCTCTGCCCCCGCTGCGGCAAGGGGCATTTCCAGGCCTTCCGGGGCATCGAGGTGGGCCAGGTCTTCAAGCTGGGCACCAAGTACTCCAGGAAGATGAACTGCGTCTACGTGGACGAGCACGGCAAGGAGAACCCCATGGTCATGGGCTGCTACGGCATCGGGATCACCCGCACCGTGGCCGCGGCCATCGAGCAGAACTACGACGCCGACGGCATCGTCTGGCCCTGGCCCATCGCCCCGTACCAGGTCCACCTCCTGGACCTGGACCCCGGGAACGGGGAGGTCCGCGGCGTCGCCGACGGCCTGGAGCGGGACCTGGAGGCCGCGGGCTTCGAGGTGCTCCACGACGACCGGGAGGGCCTCAGCCCGGGGGCCAAGTTCAAGGACGCGGACCTGCTGGGCTTCCCCCTGCGCGTCATGGTGGGCTCCAAGGGCCTCAAGGACGGCGTGGTGGAATTGAAGGACCGGCGCACCAAGGAGCTGCGCAAGGTGCAGCCCGCGGCCCTGGTCGCGGAAGTGATGGAAGCCAGGGACCGCATCCTGCGGGAACTGGAGATCCAGGGCGGGAGGTGA
- a CDS encoding D-glycero-alpha-D-manno-heptose-1,7-bisphosphate 7-phosphatase: MFPASSQDQAAPRPAVFIDRDGTLNVEVGYLHRPEDVVLVPGAAQALARLNALGIPVVVVTNQSGIGKGRYGWDEFHAVMDRIAELLAPHGARMDAIYAAPHHERGQGDYAHPDHPDRKPNPGMLIRAAEEHGLDLARSWMVGDKALDLEAGRNAGCRSALVRTGYGSQVDGALADLVAADLPEAVDRILAGGLR, from the coding sequence ATGTTTCCAGCGTCTTCCCAGGATCAGGCCGCGCCGCGGCCGGCGGTCTTCATCGACCGGGACGGGACCCTCAACGTGGAAGTGGGCTACCTCCACCGGCCCGAGGACGTGGTGCTGGTGCCCGGGGCCGCCCAGGCCCTGGCCCGGCTCAACGCCCTGGGCATCCCGGTGGTGGTGGTCACCAACCAGAGCGGCATCGGCAAGGGCCGCTACGGCTGGGACGAGTTCCACGCCGTCATGGACCGCATCGCCGAGCTCCTGGCCCCGCACGGCGCCCGCATGGACGCCATCTACGCCGCCCCCCACCACGAACGGGGCCAGGGCGACTACGCCCACCCCGATCACCCCGATCGCAAGCCCAACCCCGGCATGCTGATCCGGGCCGCCGAAGAGCACGGCCTGGACCTGGCCCGCAGCTGGATGGTGGGCGACAAGGCCCTGGACCTGGAGGCCGGGCGTAACGCCGGGTGCCGGTCGGCCCTGGTGCGCACGGGGTACGGCTCCCAGGTGGACGGCGCCCTGGCCGACCTGGTGGCCGCCGACCTCCCCGAGGCCGTGGACCGCATCCTGGCCGGGGGCCTGCGGTGA
- a CDS encoding MFS transporter, giving the protein MKLAPKYAALVVVGLAFFADTVVYAMLPPLLPAYARLHGLSQTQLGFLFGSYAGALLLAALPLGTWADRHGRRGPFLGGLVGFGGATILFAFAGSFPLLLLARVLQGIAAAATWVAGLSMLADHFPSHQRGRAMSTCFACANLGLFLGPSFAGWMTRVWNIRAAFLFAAGLAVLDALVRLTLLPADPPAQPGGAGYLGLLRDRTVRVFAGAMVLGSVLGAVLEAVLPLHLANHLGMDAMAIGLAFTTAALASIVTSPLVGHWTDRRGARGPLRLGMALAAALLATAAFLPTRAAVYAYMLAMGGTCSLLMSPCGPALAGHVERKGSTDFGSVFSLLNIAFSLGLMVGPMAGSALSDLVGLRVAMAVLGAAFVLYLLPLLKEMHP; this is encoded by the coding sequence GTGAAACTGGCCCCCAAGTACGCCGCCCTGGTGGTGGTGGGCCTGGCCTTCTTCGCCGACACGGTGGTGTACGCCATGCTCCCGCCGCTCCTGCCGGCCTACGCGCGGCTCCACGGCCTGAGCCAGACCCAGTTGGGGTTCCTCTTCGGCAGCTACGCCGGGGCCCTGCTCCTGGCGGCCCTGCCCCTGGGCACCTGGGCCGACCGCCACGGGCGCCGCGGGCCCTTCCTGGGGGGCCTGGTGGGCTTCGGGGGCGCCACCATCCTCTTCGCCTTCGCGGGGAGCTTCCCGCTGCTCCTCCTGGCCCGGGTCCTCCAGGGCATCGCCGCCGCGGCCACCTGGGTGGCGGGCCTTTCCATGCTGGCGGACCACTTCCCCTCCCACCAGCGGGGCAGGGCCATGAGCACCTGCTTCGCCTGCGCCAACCTCGGCCTCTTCCTGGGCCCCTCCTTCGCGGGATGGATGACCCGGGTGTGGAACATCCGCGCCGCCTTCCTCTTCGCCGCGGGCCTGGCGGTGCTGGACGCCCTGGTGCGCCTGACCCTGCTGCCCGCGGACCCGCCCGCCCAGCCCGGCGGCGCGGGCTACCTGGGCCTGCTCCGGGACCGCACCGTGCGGGTCTTCGCCGGCGCCATGGTCCTGGGCTCCGTGCTGGGCGCGGTGCTGGAGGCGGTCCTGCCCCTCCACCTCGCCAACCACCTGGGCATGGACGCCATGGCCATCGGCCTGGCCTTCACCACCGCCGCCCTGGCCAGCATCGTCACCTCCCCCCTGGTCGGCCACTGGACCGACCGCCGTGGGGCCCGGGGCCCCCTGCGCCTGGGCATGGCCCTGGCCGCGGCGCTCCTGGCCACCGCGGCCTTCCTGCCCACCCGGGCCGCCGTGTACGCCTACATGCTGGCCATGGGCGGCACCTGCAGCCTGCTCATGTCCCCCTGCGGCCCCGCCCTGGCCGGGCACGTGGAGCGCAAGGGAAGCACGGACTTCGGATCGGTGTTCTCCCTCCTCAACATCGCCTTCTCCCTGGGGCTGATGGTGGGCCCCATGGCCGGATCGGCCCTGTCGGACCTGGTCGGGCTCCGGGTGGCCATGGCGGTGCTGGGCGCGGCCTTCGTCCTCTACCTCCTGCCGCTCCTGAAGGAGATGCATCCATAA
- the sfsA gene encoding DNA/RNA nuclease SfsA: MLIQKNGLVPGIILKRYKRFLADVELPGGEIITAHCTNTGTMASSWEPGDAVLLEPSANPARKLAYTWLACKRAGTWVGVETGMPNRVVAEAARQDRLPGLPGLHSVLTEQKYGDERSRIDVLARDASDRCVYIEVKNTTLRVGDLACFPDAVSLRGAKHLRELRAMVRLGHRAAIVFFAHRGDVTGFDAAREIDADYAAELDRALAGGVEILPQAVALEARPGPGGLWTLAWDLPGVLPWRRRV, translated from the coding sequence ATGCTGATCCAGAAGAACGGCCTTGTCCCCGGCATCATTCTCAAACGGTACAAGCGCTTCCTCGCGGATGTCGAATTGCCCGGCGGGGAAATCATTACGGCCCACTGCACCAACACCGGCACCATGGCCTCCTCCTGGGAACCCGGCGACGCCGTCCTGCTGGAGCCCAGCGCCAACCCGGCCCGGAAACTGGCCTACACCTGGCTCGCATGCAAACGAGCAGGCACCTGGGTGGGGGTGGAGACGGGCATGCCCAACCGGGTGGTGGCCGAGGCCGCCCGGCAGGACCGGCTGCCCGGTTTGCCGGGGCTCCATTCGGTGCTCACCGAGCAGAAGTACGGCGACGAGCGGAGCCGCATCGATGTGCTGGCGCGGGACGCGTCGGACCGCTGCGTCTACATCGAGGTGAAGAACACCACCCTTCGCGTGGGGGACCTGGCCTGCTTTCCCGACGCCGTCAGCCTCCGCGGCGCCAAGCACCTGCGGGAGCTCCGGGCCATGGTGCGCCTGGGGCACCGCGCGGCCATCGTGTTCTTCGCGCACCGGGGCGACGTGACGGGCTTCGACGCGGCCCGGGAGATCGACGCGGACTACGCCGCGGAACTGGACCGGGCCCTGGCGGGGGGGGTGGAGATCCTGCCCCAGGCGGTGGCCCTGGAGGCCCGGCCCGGGCCCGGAGGGCTCTGGACCCTGGCCTGGGACCTGCCGGGAGTGCTTCCCTGGCGGCGAAGGGTGTGA
- the gcvT gene encoding glycine cleavage system aminomethyltransferase GcvT, translating into MPELLKTPLNAVHRALGAKMVDFGGWDMPVQYPTGIINEHVAVRTKVGLFDVSHMGEIRVKGPQAMAFLDWLTPNAVVKLAHGQIHYTAFLYENGTFVDDLLLHKIADDHFLLVVNASNVDKDFAWVKKHAAKWDVEVTNESDATGQVALQGPLSIDVLQPLVDIDLSQIKYYWFAFGNFKGMPAMFARTGYTGEDGFEVYCPAEKTAWVWNELMESGKPHGLVPTGLGCRNTLRLEAKMALYGHEIDDTTNALEADLGWIIKLNKGEFLGREALATLKEQGLGRKLVGFRMLEKRDIARDHMDVLVDGKKAGYVTSGSPSTTCGFNLGLAYVPISNAPLGSRIHVDIRGKACEAEVIPTPFYKRAK; encoded by the coding sequence ATGCCCGAACTCTTGAAGACCCCCCTCAATGCCGTCCACCGGGCCCTCGGGGCCAAGATGGTGGACTTCGGCGGCTGGGACATGCCGGTGCAGTACCCCACCGGCATCATCAACGAGCACGTGGCCGTGCGCACCAAGGTGGGCCTGTTCGACGTGAGCCACATGGGCGAGATCCGCGTCAAGGGCCCCCAGGCCATGGCCTTCCTGGACTGGCTCACCCCCAACGCCGTCGTGAAGCTGGCCCACGGCCAGATCCACTACACCGCCTTCCTCTACGAGAACGGCACCTTCGTGGACGACCTGCTCCTGCACAAGATCGCCGACGACCACTTCCTCCTGGTGGTGAACGCCTCCAACGTGGACAAGGACTTCGCCTGGGTGAAGAAGCACGCCGCCAAGTGGGACGTGGAGGTCACCAACGAGAGCGACGCCACCGGCCAGGTCGCGCTCCAGGGCCCCCTCTCCATCGACGTGCTCCAGCCCCTGGTGGACATCGACCTCTCCCAGATCAAGTACTACTGGTTCGCCTTCGGCAACTTCAAGGGCATGCCCGCCATGTTCGCCCGCACCGGCTACACCGGCGAGGACGGCTTCGAGGTCTACTGCCCCGCGGAAAAGACCGCCTGGGTCTGGAACGAGCTCATGGAGAGCGGGAAGCCCCACGGCCTCGTCCCCACGGGCCTGGGCTGCCGCAACACCCTGCGCCTGGAGGCCAAGATGGCCCTCTACGGCCACGAGATCGACGACACCACCAACGCCCTGGAAGCCGACCTGGGCTGGATCATCAAGCTCAACAAGGGCGAGTTCCTGGGCCGGGAGGCCCTGGCCACCCTCAAGGAGCAGGGCCTCGGCCGCAAGCTGGTGGGCTTCCGCATGCTGGAGAAGCGCGACATCGCCCGGGACCACATGGACGTCCTGGTGGACGGGAAGAAGGCCGGCTACGTCACCAGCGGCTCCCCCAGCACCACCTGCGGCTTCAACCTGGGCCTGGCCTACGTTCCCATCAGCAACGCCCCTCTGGGCTCCCGCATCCACGTCGACATCCGCGGCAAGGCCTGCGAAGCCGAAGTGATCCCCACCCCCTTCTACAAGCGCGCCAAGTAG
- the gcvH gene encoding glycine cleavage system protein GcvH → MYPADVKYTKNHEYLKPLGDGTALVGITHYAQEALGDVVFVDMPEVGAKFKAGDEFGTVESVKTVSEIFIPSACEVIEINGELEAHPEYVNEDAYGKGWMLKVKLDGGLNSELLDAAAYEALVSAESH, encoded by the coding sequence ATGTACCCCGCCGACGTGAAGTACACCAAGAACCACGAATACCTCAAGCCCCTGGGCGACGGCACCGCGCTCGTGGGCATCACCCACTACGCCCAGGAGGCCCTGGGCGACGTGGTGTTCGTGGACATGCCCGAAGTGGGCGCCAAGTTCAAGGCCGGCGACGAGTTCGGCACCGTGGAATCGGTGAAGACCGTGTCCGAGATCTTCATCCCCTCCGCCTGCGAAGTGATCGAGATCAACGGCGAGCTGGAAGCCCACCCCGAGTACGTCAACGAGGACGCCTACGGCAAGGGCTGGATGCTCAAGGTCAAGCTCGACGGCGGCCTCAACTCCGAGCTGCTGGACGCCGCGGCCTACGAGGCCCTGGTCAGCGCTGAGAGCCACTGA
- a CDS encoding LysM peptidoglycan-binding domain-containing protein, whose product MACPAPDSPRRIRGRLLALITAGWVGLAAFAAAPVQPAKPALPPQPPKASAPRPRPEVARLRTLVEDGERNAQEKDWDSAGTRAEEAEVLVADWPEEALESPEVKALLDRLQDLESHLPDSESAPATPDPGLKEATEVVPLSGEALKAELEQVKGSTAGAQYDFPIDLNDKVLAWVHEFTTSKRGFMERTLSRATMWLPMARQIFAEERIPQDLAYLAVIESGFINSARSYAQAVGMWQFIRSTGRIYGLNGNAWVEERRDPVKATRASARYLRRLYETSGDWYLALVGYNAGPLTTDRAAQNIGSRNFWDMARSRWLRNQTKNYVPELCAAILIGHDPERYGFKVEQLQPYAYETVEVDRMTSLAVLARYAGTDVDSLKELNPELLRASTPPGRYTLRVPPGLSGATARALARIPANQRLDFQSYKIRKGDTLAKLAAKFKLSPEDLLEANDLKKGQFRAGKVIKVPPPPPAPIDNRDLLNPVERSKVIEDHPLEALPTIPAPVPEPAPQPAPEADLPPVPQAVKAPAPKPALETRPRTHLVKKGETLFAIATRYGLEVDHLRKWNKIKGNRIQSGQRLRLGP is encoded by the coding sequence ATGGCCTGCCCGGCCCCGGATAGCCCCCGTCGCATCCGGGGCCGGCTCCTGGCCCTGATCACGGCCGGCTGGGTGGGCCTGGCGGCCTTCGCGGCCGCGCCGGTCCAGCCCGCCAAGCCCGCCCTCCCCCCCCAGCCCCCCAAGGCCTCCGCGCCCCGGCCGCGGCCCGAGGTGGCCCGGCTCCGGACCCTGGTGGAGGACGGCGAGCGCAACGCCCAGGAGAAGGACTGGGACAGCGCCGGCACCCGCGCCGAGGAGGCCGAGGTGCTCGTGGCCGACTGGCCCGAGGAGGCCCTGGAATCGCCCGAGGTGAAGGCGCTCCTGGACCGGCTCCAGGACCTGGAATCCCATCTCCCCGACAGCGAAAGCGCCCCCGCCACCCCGGACCCCGGCCTCAAGGAGGCCACCGAGGTGGTGCCCCTTTCCGGCGAGGCCCTGAAGGCCGAGCTGGAGCAGGTCAAGGGCTCCACCGCGGGCGCGCAGTACGACTTCCCCATCGACCTCAACGACAAGGTCCTGGCCTGGGTCCACGAGTTCACCACCAGCAAGCGCGGCTTCATGGAGCGCACCCTGTCCCGGGCCACCATGTGGCTGCCCATGGCCCGGCAGATATTCGCCGAGGAGCGCATCCCCCAGGACCTGGCCTACCTCGCCGTCATCGAATCGGGCTTCATCAACAGCGCCCGCAGCTACGCCCAGGCCGTGGGCATGTGGCAGTTCATCCGGTCCACGGGGCGCATCTACGGCCTCAACGGCAACGCCTGGGTGGAGGAGCGCCGCGATCCCGTCAAGGCCACCCGCGCCTCGGCGCGCTACCTGCGGCGCCTCTACGAGACCTCCGGCGACTGGTACCTGGCCCTGGTGGGCTACAACGCCGGTCCCCTCACCACCGACCGCGCCGCCCAGAACATCGGAAGCCGCAACTTCTGGGACATGGCCCGCAGCCGCTGGCTCCGGAACCAGACCAAGAACTACGTGCCCGAACTGTGCGCGGCCATCCTCATCGGCCACGATCCCGAGCGCTACGGCTTCAAGGTGGAGCAGCTCCAGCCCTACGCCTACGAGACCGTGGAGGTGGACCGCATGACCAGCCTCGCGGTCCTGGCCCGCTACGCCGGCACCGACGTGGATTCCCTCAAGGAACTGAACCCCGAGCTCCTGCGGGCCAGCACGCCCCCGGGGCGCTACACCCTGCGCGTGCCCCCGGGCCTCAGCGGCGCCACGGCCCGGGCCCTGGCCCGCATCCCCGCGAACCAGCGGCTGGACTTCCAGTCCTACAAGATCCGCAAGGGCGACACCCTGGCCAAGCTGGCCGCCAAGTTCAAGCTCAGCCCCGAGGATCTGCTGGAGGCCAACGACCTGAAGAAGGGCCAGTTCCGGGCCGGCAAGGTCATCAAGGTGCCGCCTCCGCCCCCGGCCCCCATCGACAACCGCGATCTGCTCAACCCCGTGGAGCGGTCCAAGGTCATCGAGGACCATCCCTTGGAAGCGCTCCCCACCATTCCTGCGCCCGTTCCCGAGCCCGCTCCTCAGCCGGCCCCCGAAGCGGACCTGCCGCCCGTTCCTCAGGCCGTCAAGGCGCCCGCCCCCAAGCCTGCCCTGGAAACCCGCCCCCGCACCCACCTGGTGAAGAAGGGCGAAACCCTCTTCGCCATCGCCACCCGGTACGGCCTGGAGGTGGACCATCTGCGGAAGTGGAACAAGATCAAAGGCAACCGGATCCAGAGTGGCCAGCGCCTCCGCCTTGGCCCCTGA